The following proteins are encoded in a genomic region of Sorangiineae bacterium MSr12523:
- a CDS encoding MarR family transcriptional regulator, translating to MADQERFVHAVHIVARALGRISRERARAVDVTPQQAETLQLIFERGAVSTSSLAEQLGIDPSTASRNLSGLERSGLISRKKGTDDARQTDVRLTPRGKRVAESVAAGSSTSFTAVLDQLPRADRQRVTDALELLARALDSNDANGDAKR from the coding sequence ATGGCCGACCAGGAGAGGTTCGTGCACGCCGTTCATATCGTTGCCCGCGCTCTCGGCCGTATCAGCAGGGAGCGCGCGCGGGCGGTGGATGTCACCCCCCAGCAGGCCGAGACGTTGCAGCTGATTTTCGAGCGCGGCGCCGTCTCGACGTCGTCGCTGGCCGAGCAGCTCGGTATCGACCCTTCGACGGCCAGCCGCAACCTGTCCGGTCTGGAGCGAAGCGGCCTCATTTCGCGCAAAAAGGGCACGGATGACGCACGCCAAACCGATGTGCGACTTACACCACGCGGCAAGCGTGTGGCGGAGTCCGTAGCTGCGGGATCGAGCACGTCCTTTACTGCCGTTCTCGACCAGCTCCCGAGGGCCGATCGACAACGTGTGACGGACGCCTTGGAGTTGCTCGCGCGTGCGCTCGACTCGAATGATGCGAACGGCGACGCGAAACGCTGA
- a CDS encoding sterol desaturase family protein: protein MSRPQTTRMFESDFLEWFSRIHPATPFIAWIPVSAFVVYRSVSRHDLPVSGVVGLFFLGVFAWTFVEYILHRYVFHWTKDTPLGRRIHFLMHGVHHDFPNDKDRLVMPLGVSVPLAVLFYSLYYFTMGQRIGEPFFAGFVIGYLAYDGTHYAVHHFKQTTRIGKWLRRHHMLHHHADHSGGFGVSSPLWDIVFNTMPKAKRERA, encoded by the coding sequence TTGAGCCGTCCTCAGACGACGCGGATGTTCGAGAGTGACTTTCTCGAATGGTTCTCGCGCATCCACCCCGCCACGCCCTTCATCGCGTGGATCCCGGTGTCGGCGTTCGTCGTGTATCGGAGCGTCTCCCGCCACGATCTGCCCGTTTCGGGCGTTGTCGGCCTGTTTTTCCTTGGTGTCTTCGCCTGGACGTTCGTCGAGTACATCCTGCACCGGTACGTCTTTCACTGGACGAAGGACACGCCCCTCGGGCGTCGCATCCACTTCCTGATGCACGGCGTCCACCACGACTTTCCGAACGACAAGGATCGTCTGGTGATGCCGCTCGGCGTGAGCGTCCCGCTCGCCGTGCTCTTTTACTCGCTCTACTACTTCACGATGGGGCAGCGCATTGGCGAGCCGTTCTTCGCAGGCTTCGTCATCGGCTACCTCGCGTACGACGGTACGCACTACGCCGTGCACCACTTCAAGCAGACCACGCGCATCGGCAAGTGGCTGCGGCGCCATCACATGCTGCACCACCACGCGGATCACTCCGGCGGCTTTGGCGTCTCATCGCCTCTTTGGGACATCGTCTTCAACACGATGCCAAAGGCAAAGCGCGAGCGCGCTTAA
- a CDS encoding protein kinase has protein sequence MGVVYLCRDLVSGERVALKRLRTPDEAKGQTRPEETWWFHQEARAVAALEHPTLVRARDFGTLADGSPYLVMEALPGRSVHEWMHTTTLPWPVIWALVDQVLAGLAHAHARGVIHGDLKPSNVMLDLATSGRGPRAYILDLGLAWLRQQRHDPRLDGAPQPELATHAGAGTVGWVAPEQIRKAATLVGPPTDLYALGCILYRILVGKEVFEGTAQEVLRAHKRTPVPPLTLAAGVPSGVSPYVQKLLAKRPWHRYEYAADARRAWARFKPNESATLEEVVAAGPAPPVAPSSRPALGRAVAAARSLAPGLLGLRPSPLVAREDERRLLWDLVEQMAAPQGPTRALVALLGEAGVGKSRLASWLCETVHEHGMMVPLRARYGRIPTPLDGVTGAVNAHFGLEGADRALVEQTLINRWEVAADNDEELTWVAATAEWLRPTPPGTVTPLGPSGKRFVLDTPELRWVVIRKVFERIGRDRPILLWSDDLHQASPNTFEVLRRMHQSIGRPGGREVKLMAIATARSETLASDLDAALRMESARAEWNGRVIELKPLASDETDALLRSTLPLDDSAVERARQQSRGNPLFALQLLHAWAGGGYLKLEKGKYRVPDSALLGRAITTAELWDERLRAVPTELRLSAYAAAALGEDIRGEVLKTLVASLGMDPRDALVGLTRAQILLASGNDQFRWPHALLLEHLLVRLHERKDAPAIFRLAANALAKHPAVGSRRIMKHRVANLLKAGDDDVAANLMFKFIQGSWRRGRDTAATLRDLELLAGHVSGATAAEYAYWRAEALRHTGKLDEAREQAEAARKAFAEAGDLGREAHTLRLLGHIASDLGHPAHGRLQVVQALSHFEKEGDEAGYAQAQVVLGEIDYLLGEHARARDVLNQASVRCSAVGDALGRAQCLILMAMISTAVGGYDLSRELLIEARAEFDAMGYRLGLAQCDVVLGHADHRAFDFERARTRALSARSSFRELQNPRGEAACERLLAMIAIDTEDYNAAASHAKVAGRLYDTLKDPWGEVEAKLLLAQVALARGDAGDKGAPALLAACDAIVLDEAEPRQHRHLTRAWLFQKEARWEEAAQELELARTAYGERTRTGDHAPQLLARFARLKWEEPARTTVDTWLDSMTRESRLGSESATWSTWAR, from the coding sequence ATGGGGGTCGTCTACCTCTGTCGCGATCTCGTGAGCGGAGAACGCGTCGCGCTCAAACGGCTTCGCACGCCGGATGAAGCCAAAGGGCAAACACGCCCCGAGGAGACCTGGTGGTTCCACCAGGAAGCGCGCGCCGTCGCCGCACTCGAGCACCCCACGCTCGTGCGCGCGCGCGACTTCGGCACCTTGGCCGACGGCTCGCCGTACCTCGTGATGGAGGCACTGCCCGGTCGCAGCGTCCACGAGTGGATGCACACGACCACGCTGCCGTGGCCGGTCATCTGGGCGCTGGTCGATCAGGTTCTCGCGGGGCTCGCGCACGCGCACGCACGCGGCGTCATCCACGGCGATTTGAAGCCGTCCAACGTGATGCTCGATCTTGCGACCTCGGGTCGCGGACCGCGCGCGTACATCTTGGACTTGGGGCTCGCGTGGCTGCGTCAGCAGCGCCACGATCCGCGCCTCGATGGTGCTCCGCAGCCCGAGCTGGCCACGCACGCGGGCGCAGGCACCGTGGGCTGGGTTGCACCGGAGCAGATTCGCAAAGCGGCCACGTTGGTGGGGCCGCCGACGGATCTCTACGCGCTCGGATGCATCCTGTACCGCATCCTCGTCGGCAAAGAAGTCTTCGAGGGCACCGCTCAAGAAGTGTTGCGCGCGCACAAGCGCACGCCGGTGCCGCCGCTCACGCTCGCCGCGGGCGTGCCCTCGGGCGTGAGCCCGTACGTGCAAAAGCTCCTCGCGAAGCGCCCGTGGCACCGCTACGAGTACGCGGCGGATGCGCGCCGCGCGTGGGCCCGCTTCAAGCCGAACGAATCGGCCACGTTGGAAGAAGTGGTGGCCGCAGGGCCTGCTCCGCCGGTGGCACCTTCGTCGCGTCCTGCGCTGGGGCGCGCGGTGGCGGCGGCTCGTTCGCTGGCGCCCGGCCTTCTCGGCTTGCGTCCGTCGCCGCTGGTTGCGCGCGAAGACGAGCGGCGTCTGCTTTGGGATCTCGTCGAGCAAATGGCCGCCCCGCAGGGCCCGACGCGAGCCCTCGTGGCGTTGCTCGGTGAAGCCGGCGTCGGCAAGAGCCGCCTGGCCTCGTGGCTCTGCGAAACGGTGCACGAGCACGGCATGATGGTGCCGCTGCGTGCGCGTTACGGCCGCATTCCCACGCCGCTCGACGGTGTCACGGGCGCGGTGAACGCGCACTTCGGCCTGGAAGGGGCCGATCGCGCGTTGGTGGAGCAGACGCTCATCAATCGATGGGAGGTCGCCGCCGACAACGACGAAGAGCTCACCTGGGTCGCGGCCACCGCCGAGTGGCTTCGCCCCACGCCGCCGGGCACGGTCACGCCGCTCGGCCCCTCGGGCAAGCGCTTCGTGCTGGATACGCCCGAGTTGCGCTGGGTGGTGATCCGCAAAGTGTTCGAACGCATCGGGCGCGATCGCCCGATCCTCCTCTGGTCGGACGACCTGCACCAGGCCTCGCCCAACACGTTCGAGGTGCTGCGGCGCATGCACCAGTCCATCGGGCGCCCCGGCGGTCGCGAGGTGAAGCTGATGGCCATCGCCACCGCGCGAAGCGAAACGCTCGCGAGCGATCTCGATGCGGCCCTTCGCATGGAGTCCGCGCGCGCGGAGTGGAATGGGCGGGTCATCGAATTGAAGCCGCTGGCCAGCGACGAGACCGACGCGCTGCTTCGCTCCACCTTGCCGCTGGACGACTCCGCGGTGGAACGGGCGCGCCAACAGAGCCGCGGCAACCCGCTGTTCGCGCTGCAGTTGCTTCATGCGTGGGCGGGTGGCGGCTACCTCAAATTGGAGAAGGGCAAGTACCGCGTGCCGGACAGCGCGCTGCTTGGCCGCGCCATCACGACGGCGGAGCTGTGGGACGAGCGCCTGCGCGCCGTGCCGACGGAGTTGCGCCTTTCGGCCTACGCCGCCGCGGCGCTGGGCGAGGACATCCGGGGCGAGGTGTTGAAGACGCTGGTCGCATCGCTGGGCATGGATCCGCGCGATGCCTTGGTGGGCCTCACGCGCGCGCAGATCCTGCTGGCGTCGGGCAACGACCAATTCCGCTGGCCCCATGCTTTGTTGCTCGAGCACCTTTTGGTGCGCCTGCACGAGCGCAAGGATGCGCCGGCCATCTTCCGCTTGGCCGCGAACGCGCTGGCGAAGCATCCTGCCGTGGGATCGCGCCGCATCATGAAGCACCGCGTGGCGAACTTGCTCAAGGCGGGCGACGACGACGTCGCGGCCAACTTGATGTTCAAGTTCATCCAGGGGTCGTGGCGCCGCGGCCGCGACACGGCGGCGACGTTGCGCGATCTCGAGCTGCTCGCGGGCCACGTGAGCGGGGCCACGGCCGCCGAGTATGCCTACTGGCGCGCCGAGGCATTGCGGCACACGGGCAAGCTGGACGAGGCGCGCGAGCAAGCCGAAGCCGCGCGCAAAGCCTTTGCCGAGGCGGGGGATCTCGGTCGCGAGGCGCACACCTTGCGGCTGCTCGGGCACATCGCTTCGGACTTGGGGCACCCGGCGCACGGGCGGCTGCAGGTCGTGCAGGCGCTCTCGCACTTCGAGAAAGAAGGGGACGAGGCAGGGTACGCGCAGGCGCAGGTCGTTCTCGGCGAGATCGACTACCTGCTCGGCGAGCACGCCCGCGCACGCGATGTGCTCAATCAAGCGAGCGTGCGCTGCAGCGCCGTGGGCGACGCCCTCGGCCGCGCGCAGTGCCTGATTCTCATGGCCATGATCTCCACGGCCGTGGGCGGCTACGATCTTTCGCGCGAGCTCCTCATCGAGGCGCGCGCCGAGTTCGACGCCATGGGCTATCGCCTCGGCCTGGCCCAGTGCGACGTGGTCCTCGGCCATGCCGATCACCGCGCCTTCGACTTCGAGCGGGCCCGCACCCGCGCGCTCTCCGCACGCTCGTCGTTCCGCGAGCTGCAAAACCCGCGCGGCGAGGCGGCGTGCGAGCGCCTGCTCGCCATGATTGCCATCGACACCGAGGACTACAACGCGGCGGCGTCCCACGCGAAGGTCGCCGGTCGCCTCTATGACACGCTCAAGGATCCCTGGGGCGAGGTGGAGGCCAAGCTGCTGCTCGCGCAGGTTGCCCTGGCGCGCGGCGATGCCGGCGACAAGGGCGCGCCTGCGCTCTTGGCGGCGTGCGATGCCATCGTGCTCGACGAGGCGGAGCCGCGGCAGCACCGCCACCTGACGCGCGCATGGCTCTTCCAAAAGGAGGCCCGCTGGGAAGAGGCCGCTCAAGAGCTGGAGCTGGCCCGCACCGCCTATGGCGAGCGCACCCGCACCGGCGACCACGCGCCGCAGCTTCTGGCGCGCTTCGCCCGCCTCAAATGGGAAGAACCGGCCCGCACCACGGTGGACACCTGGCTCGATTCCATGACCCGCGAAAGCCGCTTGGGCTCCGAATCGGCGACGTGGTCGACCTGGGCCCGGTAG
- a CDS encoding response regulator, protein MSDPAAPCLELGAAVLVVDDDVDIRETISMILEDEGYTVACASNGREALDYLREHRAPNLILLDLMMPVMDGVEFCNRQRQDPRLANIPVVIVTASGQAKEQSAALNAKAFIYKPLALDTLLEKVEQWSSRTTT, encoded by the coding sequence ATGAGCGATCCAGCGGCTCCTTGCTTAGAGTTGGGCGCAGCGGTTCTGGTCGTGGACGACGACGTCGACATCCGCGAGACGATCAGCATGATCCTCGAGGATGAAGGCTACACGGTTGCGTGCGCTTCGAATGGGCGAGAAGCCCTCGACTATTTGCGCGAACACCGGGCGCCCAATCTGATTCTGCTCGATCTAATGATGCCCGTGATGGACGGAGTGGAATTTTGCAACCGCCAGCGGCAGGATCCGCGGCTGGCCAACATTCCCGTCGTCATCGTCACGGCCTCGGGCCAGGCCAAGGAGCAGAGCGCTGCGTTGAACGCGAAGGCGTTCATCTACAAGCCGCTCGCGCTCGACACGCTGCTCGAAAAAGTGGAGCAGTGGAGCTCGAGGACGACAACCTAG
- a CDS encoding chalcone isomerase family protein, with protein sequence MKNAKRRPWLTPVLVVLCLVALVANAFALERLPNGYYHTGDGVRQKKILFASVDVYAIGHEMKELPPAKSKQAVIDADISKRFIWKMKRDVDSEKIQNALSEAYAMNGYTDKAKIGKFLAVFSKELKENQIVTITYDADKKTTTLQVQGGASATADGVDFMKATWRIWFGKIDQPSLGDALISRLP encoded by the coding sequence ATGAAAAACGCCAAACGTCGTCCCTGGCTCACGCCCGTTCTCGTTGTGCTCTGTCTTGTCGCGCTCGTCGCAAATGCATTTGCCCTCGAGCGTCTGCCGAACGGCTACTACCACACGGGCGATGGCGTTCGGCAGAAGAAGATCCTGTTCGCCAGCGTCGATGTCTATGCCATCGGCCACGAGATGAAGGAGCTGCCGCCGGCGAAGTCGAAGCAGGCCGTCATCGATGCGGACATCAGCAAACGGTTCATCTGGAAGATGAAGCGTGATGTCGACAGCGAGAAAATTCAGAATGCGCTGTCCGAGGCGTACGCCATGAACGGCTACACCGACAAAGCCAAGATCGGAAAATTCCTCGCCGTCTTCAGCAAAGAGCTGAAGGAAAATCAGATTGTCACCATCACCTACGACGCCGACAAGAAGACCACCACGCTGCAAGTGCAAGGTGGCGCCAGCGCCACGGCCGATGGCGTCGATTTCATGAAGGCAACTTGGCGTATCTGGTTCGGCAAGATCGACCAGCCGTCCCTCGGCGATGCCCTGATCAGCCGTCTTCCCTGA